From Saccharothrix espanaensis DSM 44229, the proteins below share one genomic window:
- a CDS encoding lipase chaperone, with product MVDDRRWGFEEAEDWEYAAERRATPSRPVEQDDSDSAIGVDVSGAVTVAVGPDGQTRAVTLIADWRRALDPRRLGGAVLSAANNATMQALASGLESTRASTSGSSEPRTPVSFDSRLTRQDALRLFDAVTAELDAFASELDHAADNPVTAESAGGHVRGTVRTGQLIGFETDGTWAHGAPNREIEGELLEVLRKLHAAGSPSRLADGPQGPAIAELRALASDPTTLLRRVGLLP from the coding sequence GTGGTAGATGACCGACGATGGGGTTTCGAGGAGGCCGAGGACTGGGAGTACGCGGCCGAACGACGTGCCACACCATCGCGGCCCGTCGAGCAGGACGACTCGGACTCGGCGATCGGGGTGGACGTGAGCGGTGCCGTGACCGTCGCGGTCGGACCGGACGGTCAGACGCGCGCGGTCACGCTCATCGCGGACTGGCGGCGCGCGCTCGACCCGCGCCGCCTCGGCGGGGCTGTGCTCAGCGCGGCGAACAACGCGACCATGCAGGCGTTGGCGAGCGGACTGGAGTCAACGCGAGCGTCCACTTCGGGCAGCTCGGAGCCGCGAACCCCGGTGTCCTTCGACTCCCGGCTCACCAGGCAGGACGCGCTCCGGCTGTTCGACGCCGTCACCGCGGAACTGGACGCGTTCGCCAGTGAGCTCGACCACGCGGCCGACAACCCGGTGACGGCGGAGAGCGCGGGCGGCCACGTGCGCGGAACCGTCCGAACAGGACAGTTGATCGGTTTCGAGACCGACGGCACGTGGGCGCACGGCGCACCCAACCGGGAGATCGAGGGCGAACTCCTCGAAGTCCTGCGCAAGCTGCACGCCGCCGGGTCGCCGAGCCGCCTGGCGGACGGGCCGCAGGGTCCCGCCATCGCCGAACTCCGCGCCCTGGCCAGTGATCCGACCACCCTCCTGCGACGGGTGGGGCTGCTGCCATGA
- a CDS encoding AfsR/SARP family transcriptional regulator, with amino-acid sequence MGAVRFQLLGEVRTSTEDGFAPIRHARVRCVLAALLVDANRVVDVDVLADRVWGERLPQRPREGVYSYVSRLRRALADVPGAVLGKRSGGYVLDVDPQAVDLHRFRELVACGGDDRDRAASLGSALDLVVGTPLTGVDSPWATSVREEVEREVFAARLDAHEVALRLGRHVQAVTPLTALAAHHPLDERVARLVLLALTGSGLHAEALAHYEALRRRLADELGVDPSPELREVHRRVLTHGRVPTDDREPAAPHPVPRQLPAAPRWFTGRPDELAALDDLLSHPGPAVVSGSGGIGKSTLALRWAHRHADRFPGGLLFANLRGFDPSGSPVPASSALLGFLDALGVGRDAAPADLDARTALFRSLTADRRVLVVLDNAADTAQVTPLLPGSGCVTLVTSRHRLPALVTAHGALPVRLDVLPAADARALLAERIGAARVAAEPAAVDDLVGHCAGLPLALSVVAGRAQAHPTFPLAAFAAQLGDVTTRLSELDDDPAAGVRTVLSWSTEALDDEHARMFALLGTTPGPDCTAVSAACLADLPPARATAVLRALERMSLVQEHRAGRYRMYDLVRLHAAEQDIPQQDRDAAVRRVVDLHTHTAASATAVVWPFRRASPLGPVPPGRHTHVPEDLDAALAWFTDERAVLAATVRAASELGLHHQVWQLARHLTPLYDRAGFLQDVADAWQLAVPASRALGRDDLLADALLALGYANGQLGQLDDGLEHVNRALALARQTGDQMVEAIAENSLSILVEWTGDLAGAMRHAQRSHELLRRQGNDVFEAQSLGQVGWLAARLGDHETALDACRTAVEVFRAQGDRDSQAIATSALGYVARATGRLDDARALYQEACDLLREVGNVRREAKAVEMFAELLVEIGDHAAARATWERAHSLFRAQHRVADVERVEAHLEALDIDHH; translated from the coding sequence ATGGGGGCGGTGCGGTTCCAGTTGCTCGGCGAGGTCCGGACTTCGACGGAGGACGGGTTCGCCCCGATCCGGCACGCTCGGGTGCGGTGCGTGCTCGCGGCGCTGCTGGTGGACGCGAACCGGGTGGTCGACGTCGACGTGCTGGCCGATCGCGTGTGGGGCGAGCGGCTGCCGCAACGGCCCCGGGAAGGGGTCTACAGCTACGTGTCACGGCTGCGGCGGGCGCTCGCGGACGTGCCGGGGGCCGTTCTGGGCAAGCGGTCCGGCGGGTACGTGCTCGACGTCGACCCGCAGGCGGTGGACCTGCACCGGTTCCGGGAGCTGGTGGCGTGCGGCGGTGACGACCGGGACCGCGCGGCATCGCTCGGGTCGGCGTTGGACCTCGTGGTCGGCACCCCGTTGACCGGGGTCGACTCGCCGTGGGCCACGTCGGTGCGCGAGGAGGTCGAGCGGGAGGTGTTCGCGGCGCGCCTGGACGCGCACGAGGTCGCATTGCGGCTGGGCCGGCACGTGCAGGCGGTGACGCCCCTGACCGCGCTGGCCGCCCATCACCCGTTGGACGAGCGGGTCGCCCGGCTGGTGCTGCTCGCGCTGACGGGGAGCGGGCTGCACGCCGAGGCGTTGGCGCACTACGAGGCGCTGCGGCGGCGGCTCGCCGACGAGTTGGGCGTCGACCCGAGCCCCGAGTTGCGGGAGGTCCACCGGCGCGTGCTCACCCACGGCCGCGTGCCTACCGACGACCGTGAACCCGCCGCGCCGCACCCGGTGCCCCGGCAGCTGCCCGCCGCACCGCGCTGGTTCACCGGCCGCCCGGACGAGCTGGCCGCGTTGGACGACCTGCTCAGCCACCCGGGCCCGGCCGTGGTCTCGGGCAGCGGCGGCATCGGCAAGAGCACGCTCGCGCTGCGCTGGGCCCACCGGCACGCCGACCGCTTCCCCGGCGGGCTGCTGTTCGCCAACCTGCGCGGCTTCGACCCCTCGGGCAGCCCGGTGCCGGCCTCGTCCGCGCTGCTCGGCTTCCTCGACGCGCTCGGTGTCGGCAGGGACGCCGCGCCGGCCGACCTCGACGCCCGGACCGCGCTGTTCCGCAGCCTCACCGCCGACCGCCGGGTCCTCGTCGTGCTCGACAACGCCGCCGACACCGCGCAGGTGACGCCGCTGCTGCCCGGCAGCGGGTGCGTCACGCTGGTCACCAGCCGGCACCGGCTGCCCGCGCTGGTCACCGCGCACGGGGCGCTCCCGGTGCGCCTCGACGTGCTGCCCGCCGCCGACGCCCGCGCGCTGCTCGCCGAGCGGATCGGGGCCGCGCGTGTCGCCGCCGAACCCGCCGCTGTCGACGACCTGGTCGGGCACTGCGCGGGCCTGCCGCTCGCGCTGAGCGTCGTGGCCGGCCGAGCCCAGGCGCACCCCACGTTCCCGTTGGCCGCGTTCGCCGCCCAGCTGGGCGACGTGACCACCAGGCTCAGCGAGCTGGACGACGACCCGGCGGCCGGCGTGCGGACCGTGCTGTCGTGGTCCACCGAGGCGCTCGATGACGAGCACGCACGGATGTTCGCCCTGCTCGGCACCACGCCGGGACCCGACTGCACCGCGGTGTCCGCGGCCTGCCTGGCCGACCTGCCGCCGGCGCGGGCCACCGCCGTGCTGCGCGCGCTGGAGCGGATGTCGCTGGTGCAGGAGCACCGAGCCGGCCGCTACCGCATGTACGACCTGGTCCGCCTGCACGCCGCCGAACAGGACATCCCGCAGCAGGACCGGGACGCCGCCGTGCGCAGGGTGGTGGACCTGCACACGCACACCGCCGCGTCGGCCACCGCGGTGGTGTGGCCGTTCCGCCGGGCGAGCCCGCTCGGCCCCGTGCCGCCGGGCCGCCACACCCACGTGCCCGAGGACCTCGACGCCGCGCTGGCCTGGTTCACCGACGAGCGGGCCGTGCTGGCCGCGACCGTCCGGGCGGCATCGGAACTCGGGCTGCACCACCAGGTGTGGCAGCTCGCCCGGCACCTGACGCCCCTCTACGACCGGGCCGGCTTCCTCCAGGACGTGGCCGACGCGTGGCAGTTGGCGGTCCCGGCCTCCCGGGCGCTGGGCCGGGACGACCTGCTGGCCGACGCGCTGCTGGCACTGGGCTACGCCAACGGCCAGCTCGGCCAACTGGACGACGGGCTGGAGCACGTGAACCGGGCGCTGGCGCTGGCACGGCAGACCGGCGACCAGATGGTGGAGGCCATCGCCGAGAACTCCTTGTCGATCCTGGTCGAGTGGACGGGCGACCTCGCCGGCGCGATGCGGCACGCGCAACGCTCGCACGAACTGCTGCGCCGCCAGGGCAACGACGTGTTCGAGGCTCAATCGCTCGGCCAGGTCGGCTGGTTGGCCGCGCGCCTGGGCGACCACGAGACCGCGCTCGACGCGTGCCGCACCGCCGTGGAGGTGTTCCGCGCACAAGGAGACCGGGACAGCCAGGCCATCGCCACCAGCGCCCTCGGGTACGTCGCCCGCGCGACCGGTCGCCTGGACGACGCACGAGCCCTCTACCAGGAGGCGTGCGACCTGCTCCGTGAAGTGGGCAACGTGCGCCGGGAGGCGAAGGCCGTCGAGATGTTCGCCGAACTTCTGGTGGAGATCGGCGACCACGCCGCAGCACGCGCCACATGGGAACGAGCCCACAGCCTGTTCCGCGCCCAACACCGCGTGGCGGACGTGGAACGCGTCGAAGCACACCTGGAAGCGCTCGACATCGACCACCACTGA
- a CDS encoding MFS transporter yields MRGHHTGPDDFIIAGILPAISADLEVSEAAAGQLVIAFSITYAVAAPIMAVLTARLPRKVPIVGGLVVFAAIDFATAFVTTYPLLMALRVLAALVAASASPAAFSVAGTLAEPAKIGRAIGTVTAV; encoded by the coding sequence TTGAGGGGACACCACACGGGCCCCGACGACTTCATCATCGCGGGCATCCTTCCCGCGATCTCGGCCGATCTGGAGGTGAGCGAGGCGGCGGCGGGCCAGTTGGTCATCGCCTTCTCGATCACCTACGCGGTCGCCGCCCCGATCATGGCCGTGCTCACCGCCAGGCTGCCGAGGAAGGTCCCCATCGTCGGTGGGCTCGTGGTGTTCGCCGCGATCGACTTCGCCACCGCCTTCGTCACCACCTACCCGCTGCTGATGGCGTTGCGGGTGCTGGCGGCGCTGGTCGCCGCGTCGGCCAGTCCGGCCGCGTTCAGCGTGGCGGGCACGCTCGCCGAGCCCGCGAAGATCGGCCGCGCCATCGGCACTGTCACCGCGGTCTGA
- a CDS encoding YihY/virulence factor BrkB family protein: protein MTDDLDAPTSLPRRSWWGVLKRTVKEFGDDNLTDWAAALTYYAVLSLFPGILLLTSLLGLLGPDATKALIDSLGVLGPGEARDLVVGAIEDLQSSKAIAGPLAIVGLVTALWSASGYLGAFMRAANSIYDVEEGRPFWKVVPLRLGLTVGVVVLLALTALGVTATGGVADWLGGILGLRDTVVAVWDVAKWPVLLLLASLAIGLLYWASPNVRQPRWWWITPGGLLAVLVWIAASFGFAFYVGHAGSYNKTYGSLAGVIVFLVWLWISNLALLLGAELDAELERGRRMRKGESGEDPVAPPRDTRAMD, encoded by the coding sequence ATGACCGATGACCTCGACGCGCCGACGTCCCTGCCGAGGCGTTCTTGGTGGGGCGTGCTCAAGCGCACCGTGAAGGAGTTCGGTGACGACAACCTCACCGACTGGGCCGCCGCGCTGACCTACTACGCGGTGCTGTCGCTGTTCCCCGGGATCCTGTTGCTGACCTCGCTGCTCGGGTTGCTCGGCCCGGACGCCACCAAGGCGCTGATCGACAGCCTCGGCGTGCTCGGCCCGGGAGAGGCCCGGGACCTGGTCGTCGGCGCGATCGAGGACCTCCAGTCCTCCAAGGCCATCGCCGGTCCGCTCGCGATCGTCGGGCTGGTCACGGCGTTGTGGTCGGCGTCGGGCTACCTGGGGGCGTTCATGCGTGCCGCCAACTCGATCTACGACGTCGAGGAGGGCCGGCCGTTCTGGAAGGTCGTCCCGCTGCGCCTCGGGCTCACCGTGGGCGTCGTCGTGCTGCTCGCCCTCACCGCCCTCGGCGTGACCGCCACCGGCGGCGTGGCGGACTGGCTGGGCGGCATCCTGGGCCTGCGGGACACGGTGGTGGCGGTGTGGGACGTCGCCAAGTGGCCGGTCCTGCTGTTGTTGGCCAGCCTGGCCATCGGCCTGCTGTACTGGGCTTCCCCCAACGTCCGCCAACCCCGGTGGTGGTGGATCACGCCCGGCGGCCTGCTCGCGGTGCTGGTGTGGATCGCGGCCTCGTTCGGGTTCGCCTTCTACGTGGGACATGCGGGCTCGTACAACAAGACCTACGGCTCGTTGGCCGGCGTCATCGTGTTCCTGGTGTGGCTGTGGATCTCCAACCTCGCACTTTTGCTCGGCGCGGAACTGGACGCCGAACTGGAACGCGGCCGGCGCATGCGCAAGGGCGAGTCGGGAGAGGACCCCGTGGCCCCGCCGCGCGACACCCGGGCCATGGACTGA
- the chrA gene encoding chromate efflux transporter, translating to MNRVGLATIAREWGRLGCIGFGGPPAHIALLRDLCVHRRKWLSEKEFEDGIAVTNLLPGPASTQLAILCAWRLRGAGGALVGGFCFIVPGLVLILALAALFLSAHPPLWVLGAAAGAGAAVPAVAAHAAWGLIPGSWKRVGAGRSARIRWCGYVLVGAVAAAVTGPWLVVVLVVAGLVEVAVRVPSGRAQAVLPVLALPAAVGGLPAVAWVAAKVGALSYGGGFVIIPMMQHDAVTTYGWMTDAQFLDAVALGQITPGPVVQTVAVVGYAAAGLGGGLLAAFVAFAPSFAMIILGGPRLERLRDNAKAQAFLTGAGAAAIGAIAGTTLPLTAALHTPWQYGLLAAAALWLLALRRGVVTALVGAGVIGALITLAG from the coding sequence GTGAACCGGGTCGGCCTGGCCACGATCGCCCGCGAGTGGGGCCGCCTGGGGTGCATCGGGTTCGGCGGCCCGCCCGCGCACATCGCCTTGTTGCGCGACCTGTGCGTGCACCGGCGGAAGTGGTTGAGCGAGAAGGAGTTCGAGGACGGCATCGCGGTCACCAACCTGCTGCCCGGCCCGGCGTCCACCCAATTGGCGATCCTGTGCGCGTGGCGGCTGCGGGGCGCCGGCGGCGCGCTCGTGGGCGGCTTCTGCTTCATCGTCCCCGGACTGGTGCTGATCCTGGCCCTGGCCGCGCTCTTCCTGTCCGCGCACCCGCCGCTGTGGGTGCTCGGCGCGGCGGCCGGCGCGGGCGCGGCCGTCCCCGCCGTGGCGGCGCACGCGGCGTGGGGCCTGATCCCCGGCAGTTGGAAACGGGTGGGGGCCGGGAGATCCGCGCGGATCCGTTGGTGCGGCTACGTCCTGGTCGGTGCCGTGGCCGCGGCGGTCACCGGGCCGTGGCTGGTGGTCGTGCTGGTCGTGGCCGGTCTGGTCGAGGTCGCGGTGCGGGTGCCGTCGGGTCGTGCGCAGGCGGTGTTGCCGGTGCTCGCGCTGCCGGCGGCGGTCGGCGGCCTGCCGGCCGTGGCGTGGGTCGCGGCCAAGGTCGGCGCGCTGTCCTACGGCGGTGGTTTCGTGATCATCCCGATGATGCAGCACGACGCCGTGACCACGTACGGCTGGATGACCGACGCCCAGTTCCTCGACGCCGTGGCACTGGGCCAGATCACGCCGGGCCCGGTCGTGCAGACCGTCGCCGTGGTCGGCTACGCCGCTGCCGGGCTGGGGGGCGGCCTGCTGGCCGCGTTCGTCGCCTTCGCGCCGTCGTTCGCGATGATCATCCTGGGTGGACCGCGCCTGGAACGCCTGCGGGACAACGCGAAAGCTCAAGCCTTCCTCACCGGGGCCGGGGCCGCCGCCATCGGCGCGATCGCCGGCACCACCCTCCCGCTCACCGCCGCCCTGCACACCCCCTGGCAGTACGGCCTGCTGGCCGCCGCCGCGCTGTGGCTGCTCGCCCTGCGCCGCGGCGTGGTCACCGCCCTCGTCGGCGCCGGCGTGATCGGAGCACTGATCACCCTCGCCGGCTGA
- a CDS encoding arsenate reductase/protein-tyrosine-phosphatase family protein: MENDITLRGRAAVHHALSDPVRLGIVDLLVVGDRSPGELARRFDLTSNLLAHHLKVLLEVGLVARSQSYADGRRAYVRLLPAALDGLRPTPSVTAPRVVFVCTRNAARSPLAAAAWSARSRIPATSAGTHPGPRLNPRAVTAAHRHGLTLERAGTAHVGDVIEPADLVVAVCDKAYEEAGESGRWVHWSVPDPGPVDTDEIFEDVLSVLTDRVDRLAAITEAS, encoded by the coding sequence ATGGAAAACGACATCACTCTTCGTGGTCGAGCGGCCGTGCACCACGCGTTGTCCGACCCGGTCCGGCTGGGCATCGTCGACCTGCTGGTGGTCGGCGACCGGTCGCCCGGCGAGCTGGCGCGGCGGTTCGACCTCACGTCCAACCTGCTGGCCCACCACCTGAAGGTGCTCCTGGAGGTGGGTCTGGTGGCGCGTTCGCAGTCCTACGCGGACGGCCGCCGCGCCTACGTGCGGCTGCTCCCCGCCGCCCTCGACGGCCTGCGGCCCACCCCGTCGGTCACCGCGCCCAGGGTGGTGTTCGTCTGCACCCGCAACGCCGCGCGCTCCCCGTTGGCCGCCGCCGCGTGGAGCGCGCGCAGCCGCATCCCGGCCACCTCCGCGGGCACCCACCCCGGCCCGCGCCTCAACCCGCGCGCGGTCACCGCCGCCCACCGGCACGGCCTGACCCTCGAACGGGCCGGCACCGCCCACGTCGGCGACGTGATCGAACCGGCGGACCTCGTGGTCGCGGTGTGCGACAAGGCCTACGAGGAGGCGGGGGAGTCGGGCCGCTGGGTGCACTGGTCGGTGCCCGACCCGGGGCCGGTGGACACCGACGAGATCTTCGAGGACGTGCTGTCCGTGCTCACCGACCGCGTGGACCGGTTGGCCGCCATCACGGAGGCGTCGTGA
- a CDS encoding YVTN family beta-propeller repeat protein translates to MRRLLLLTTSLLLLATPATADTGVAKGQPVVIGTIPTGPNTRMVAFTPDHELAYVANGGSDNVSVVDPRRRTEVTRIPAGKFPYGVVFDRPGRFVYVSNRDSNEVSVIDTTTRAVVKTIPVGTAPRLGALKPDGSEVWFSSTASNAVSVIDTRTQTVTHTIPVGKAPRGIAFARGGRQAYVANSDADTISVVDTATHAAIATIPVGDEPRGVLITPDGRTAYVSNALGGTISVIDVRTRTVTATITVGRTPRGITLAAGGRIAYVVNSGSNSVSTFDTRTNEVLGEVPVGTDPHWAAPGPGNRYILVANSGSSTISIVTLRC, encoded by the coding sequence TTGCGTCGCCTGCTCCTCCTCACCACCTCCCTGCTACTCCTCGCGACACCGGCCACCGCCGACACCGGTGTCGCGAAGGGGCAACCGGTCGTGATCGGCACCATCCCCACCGGGCCCAACACCCGCATGGTCGCCTTCACCCCGGACCACGAACTCGCCTACGTCGCCAACGGCGGCTCCGACAACGTCTCGGTCGTCGACCCCCGCCGCCGCACCGAGGTCACCAGGATCCCCGCCGGCAAGTTCCCCTACGGCGTCGTGTTCGACCGCCCCGGCCGGTTCGTCTACGTCTCCAACCGCGACTCGAACGAAGTCAGCGTGATCGACACGACCACGCGCGCCGTCGTCAAGACCATTCCCGTCGGCACCGCACCTCGCCTGGGAGCCCTCAAACCGGACGGCAGCGAGGTCTGGTTCAGCAGCACCGCCTCCAACGCCGTGAGCGTGATCGACACCCGCACCCAGACCGTCACCCACACCATCCCGGTCGGCAAAGCACCACGCGGCATCGCCTTCGCCCGTGGCGGCCGACAGGCCTACGTGGCCAACTCCGACGCCGACACCATCTCCGTCGTGGACACCGCCACCCACGCCGCGATCGCCACCATCCCGGTCGGCGACGAACCACGTGGCGTCCTGATCACCCCCGACGGCCGCACCGCCTACGTGAGCAACGCACTCGGCGGCACGATCTCCGTCATCGACGTACGCACCCGCACCGTCACCGCGACCATCACCGTCGGCCGCACCCCACGGGGCATCACCCTCGCCGCCGGCGGCCGGATCGCCTACGTCGTCAACTCCGGTTCCAACTCGGTGAGCACCTTCGACACCCGCACCAACGAAGTCCTCGGCGAAGTGCCCGTCGGCACCGACCCGCACTGGGCCGCACCCGGCCCCGGCAACCGCTACATCCTGGTCGCCAACTCGGGCTCGTCCACCATCTCCATCGTCACCCTGCGCTGCTGA
- a CDS encoding RNHCP domain-containing protein has translation MARNNSRRTDRRTQRRKDAVPGGGRQPGGVFRCAGCRLDVPLAAPGTAHRNHCPQCLSSLHVDGRVPGDRAAGCGGRMEALSLSTRSDGEWLLVHHCLRCGELSANRVAGDDNPLALLRMAVRPLCGSGVPVRALLAL, from the coding sequence ATGGCACGGAACAACTCGCGGCGGACGGACCGTCGCACCCAGCGGCGCAAGGACGCCGTACCCGGTGGTGGCCGACAGCCCGGCGGCGTGTTCCGCTGCGCGGGCTGCCGGCTGGACGTGCCGCTCGCCGCACCCGGCACGGCGCACCGCAACCACTGCCCGCAGTGCCTGAGCAGCCTGCACGTGGACGGCCGGGTACCCGGCGACCGCGCGGCAGGCTGCGGTGGGCGGATGGAGGCGTTGAGCCTGTCGACCCGGTCGGACGGTGAGTGGCTGCTCGTCCACCACTGCCTGCGATGCGGGGAACTCAGCGCCAACCGCGTCGCCGGCGACGACAACCCGCTGGCACTGCTGAGGATGGCGGTCCGGCCGCTGTGCGGCAGCGGCGTCCCGGTCCGGGCGCTGCTCGCGCTGTGA
- a CDS encoding RNHCP domain-containing protein yields the protein MSNTDKKTTPSRSGSSMETFACVWCGLTVLASAPDGVRRNHCPSCLNSRHVHDHVEGGPSECQARMSPISIAVLRNGDWKVIHRCTRCDELTANRVHGDDNQLILMRLAVRPLAQPPFPLEIFSDL from the coding sequence GTGTCCAACACCGACAAGAAGACCACACCATCCCGTTCCGGTTCGAGCATGGAGACCTTCGCCTGCGTGTGGTGCGGGCTGACCGTCCTCGCGTCGGCGCCTGACGGCGTGCGGCGCAACCACTGCCCGAGCTGCCTCAACTCCCGGCACGTCCACGACCACGTCGAGGGCGGGCCGTCCGAGTGCCAGGCGCGGATGTCACCCATCTCGATCGCGGTGCTGCGCAACGGTGACTGGAAGGTCATCCACCGCTGCACGCGCTGCGACGAGCTGACCGCGAACCGGGTCCACGGCGACGACAACCAGCTCATCCTGATGCGGCTGGCCGTCCGACCCCTGGCCCAACCACCGTTCCCGCTGGAGATCTTCAGCGACCTGTGA
- a CDS encoding NAD(P)-dependent oxidoreductase, translating into MNDETTTPVAVIGLGLMGQALAGALLEAGHPTTVWNRTATKADQLVAAGARLAPTVGDALQAASLTIICVTDYQAVHELFDASDVKPAGTTLVNLTSGDSAQARAAAQWAEQRGARYLDGAIMAIPSAIGTAEAVILHSGPQSDFEAHKSTLDALGTVTYLGADHGLASLYDVAGLAMMWSVLNGWLQGTALLRTAGVDAATYTPFARQIAAVVTEWLPGYAEQIDSGSFPAEVSALETDVRAMAHLIEESEAVGVNADLPKLIKAMADRAIAAGHGAEQYPVLIEEFGTPRDD; encoded by the coding sequence ATGAACGACGAAACAACCACACCCGTGGCGGTCATCGGACTCGGGCTGATGGGTCAGGCACTCGCCGGCGCGTTGTTGGAAGCCGGGCATCCCACCACCGTGTGGAACCGCACGGCCACCAAGGCCGACCAGCTGGTGGCCGCGGGCGCGCGGCTGGCGCCCACGGTCGGCGACGCGCTCCAGGCGGCTTCCCTCACGATCATCTGCGTCACCGACTACCAGGCCGTGCACGAGCTGTTCGACGCGAGCGACGTCAAGCCGGCCGGCACGACGTTGGTCAACCTGACCTCGGGCGACTCGGCCCAGGCCCGCGCAGCCGCCCAGTGGGCCGAGCAGCGCGGTGCCCGTTACCTGGACGGCGCCATCATGGCCATCCCGTCGGCGATCGGGACCGCCGAGGCGGTGATCCTGCACAGCGGGCCGCAGTCGGACTTCGAGGCGCACAAGTCGACGCTCGACGCGCTCGGCACCGTCACCTACCTCGGTGCGGACCACGGGCTGGCGTCCCTGTACGACGTGGCCGGCCTGGCCATGATGTGGAGCGTCCTGAACGGCTGGCTCCAGGGGACCGCTCTGCTCAGGACAGCCGGTGTCGACGCCGCGACGTACACGCCGTTCGCCCGACAGATCGCTGCCGTGGTGACCGAATGGCTGCCCGGGTACGCGGAGCAGATCGACAGTGGTTCCTTCCCGGCCGAGGTGTCGGCCCTGGAGACCGACGTCCGGGCGATGGCACACCTCATCGAGGAGAGCGAGGCGGTGGGTGTCAACGCCGACCTGCCGAAGCTGATCAAGGCGATGGCCGACCGCGCGATCGCCGCCGGACACGGCGCAGAGCAGTATCCCGTGCTGATCGAGGAGTTCGGCACACCCCGCGACGACTGA
- a CDS encoding MerR family transcriptional regulator — translation MRIGELSRRTGVNAHQLRYYEAQGLLEADRGANGYREYGENAMLRVKQIRRLLGAGLSSEDIAYLLPCAVGELPELLGCPDLLTAMRSRLKRLDEQMDRLARSRDALADYIDAAERTGSASHPPCDGAEPVPA, via the coding sequence ATGCGGATCGGGGAACTGAGTCGTCGGACGGGCGTCAACGCCCACCAGTTGCGCTACTACGAGGCCCAGGGCCTGCTGGAGGCGGACCGCGGCGCGAACGGCTACCGGGAGTACGGCGAGAACGCCATGCTGCGGGTGAAGCAGATCCGGCGCCTGCTCGGTGCCGGTCTGTCCTCCGAGGACATCGCGTACCTGTTGCCCTGTGCGGTCGGAGAGCTGCCGGAACTGCTCGGCTGTCCCGACCTGCTGACCGCGATGCGGTCACGGCTGAAGCGCCTGGACGAGCAGATGGACAGGCTCGCCCGATCCCGCGACGCTCTCGCCGACTACATCGATGCGGCCGAGCGGACGGGCAGCGCGAGCCACCCGCCCTGTGACGGTGCCGAACCCGTCCCCGCTTGA
- a CDS encoding transposase: MPHVTAYKRFAAGEKVPGRKPHIVVDTVGLLVAVLATPASTQDRVAARSLLRRMRETGGERVSLVWADGGYTGPLLDWARTTFAW, from the coding sequence TTGCCCCATGTTACGGCTTACAAGCGCTTCGCCGCCGGGGAGAAGGTCCCGGGCCGCAAGCCGCACATCGTCGTGGACACCGTGGGCCTGCTGGTGGCCGTGTTGGCGACGCCGGCGTCGACGCAGGACCGGGTCGCCGCCCGCAGTCTGCTGCGCCGCATGCGTGAGACCGGCGGCGAACGGGTGTCGTTGGTGTGGGCCGACGGCGGCTACACCGGCCCTCTGCTCGACTGGGCACGAACGACCTTCGCCTGGTGA